ACTGACGCGTTTATTCCGATGATAGGAAAATATCCTTTTGTGGGATATAGATTTAAGGGACGCCGCTTTGACTGTGGTTCAAAAGAGGGGTTGTTAGCAGCAAATCTTAATGTTGCTTTTAAACGAGACGATCTTAAACAATCCGTCACTCAAGAGATTCAAGCACTTTATGATGAGATCTCTGAGCATTCTCAAAACGTTAAAATTAAAGGAGCTTAAATGCGCATTTCAGTTATTGGCACAGGATATGTAGGCCTAGTTTCTGGCACGTGCTTTGCAGAATTTGGTGTTCATGTAACTTGTGTAGACAAAGATCAAACAAAAATCGAAGCTCTTAAAAGAGGGATTATTCCGATTTATGAACCTGGATTAGAGCAGCTGGTAACAGATAATGTTAAAGCGGGACGTCTCGAATTTTCAACTGACCTCAAGGCGTCTGTAAAAGAAGCGGATATCGTGTTTATAGCAGTAGGGACACCGACGCGTCGTGGTGGCGGTCATGCAGATCTTTCTTATGTATTTGCGGCTGCTGAGGAAATTGGCCAATCCTTAGAGGGATATACTATTATTGCGACTAAATCCACTGTACCTGTAGGGACAGGCCGAAAGGTTGAGGAGATTTTAAAAAAGACCAATCCTAAGGCAGAGTTTGATGTTGTCTCCAATCCCGAGTTTTTAAGAGAAGGGTCGGCGATTGAAGATTTTATGAGACCTGATCGTGTGGTAATTGGCTGCAGTAGTGCACGTGCCGAAGAATTGATGCGTCAGCTTTATCGTCCTTTATACCTTATTGAAACACCTTTGGTGATGACGAGCCTAGAGACAGCTGAGCTTACGAAGTATGCATCAAATGCTTTTCTGGCGACTAAAATAGCCTTCATCAATGAAATTGCAGATTTATGTGAAAAAACTGGTGCCGATGTGCAAGCAGTTGCAAAGGGTATGGGATTAGATAAACGGATTGGTGGTAAGTTTCTTCATGCGGGCCCAGGTTATGGAGGCTCATGTTTTCCGAAGGACACCTTGGCGCTGGCCCAAACAGCAAATGATTATGGTTCTCCCTTGATCATTGTAGACACTGTTGTTTCAAGTAATGATAAACGTAAAAAACAAATGGTGAATAAAATTATTGCAGCTTGTGGTGGAACTGTTCAAGGAAAGAGCATTGCGGTTTTAGGGGTTACTTTTAAGCCAAATACGGATGATATGAGAGAAAGTCCGAGTTTAGACATTATACCAGGACTTCAAAAACAGGGAGCTGAAGTACGAGCCTATGATCCAAAAGGAATGGAAGAAGCCAAAGAGCTTTTGCCTAATGTTATGTGGTTTGAAGATCCGTATGCGCCTATGAAAAAAGCTGAAGCTGTAGTGATTCTTACGGAATGGAACGAATTTCGTGCGTTGGATCTTGATCGCATGAAAAATGAACTTAAAACTCCGATGGTCATTGACTTGCGCAATATATATAAGGCCGATGAAATGGCACAGGCAGGATTAGATTATGTGTCGATCGGTAGAACTCCTGTGTACAAAACGAAAGAAGGCTTAAGGGCCGTCATATAGATATGTCTTATCCACAAAAAATCTTTCGTGAATACGACATTCGGGGGGTAGTAGGCACTGAAATAACGCACAGGTTTGCGTATGAGTTAGGCAGAGCCTATGGTACCATGGCTGAAGCTCAAGGGGCGCAAAAAATTGTTATAGGCTATGATGGACGTTTAAGCTCACCTGATCTTGTGATGGGGTTACAAGAAGGACTTAAAAAGAGTGGACGCGCCGTCATTAATGTTGGTCTTGGTCCCACCCCTATGGTTTATTTTGCTCAAAGAGCTTTGAACGCTGACGGCGCCATTATGATTACTGGATCTCATAATCCAGCTCATATGAATGGCTTCAAAATGATGCTCAAAGGGGTGTCGTTTTTTGGCGATAATATTCAAAAGCTGTATAAAACTTTGACGCAAAGTGATTTTTTTGAAAACGCAGGAAGCATCGAAGAAGTGGCTTTTGAAGGAGCCTACGTAGAATATCTCCTTGAAGATTTTAAGACTCATTATGAAACTTCACGTCCTTTAAGGGTTGTATGGGATGTGGGGAATGGTGCTATGGGTAACGCTCTCCAACGCCTCCTCAAGAAGATGCCCGGAGAACATATTGTCCTTAATGGAACCATTGATGGTCACTTTCCAGCACATCATCCAGATCCTACAGTGCCTGAAAACCTCGTGGAATTACAACAAACTGTTCTTTCTCGTAAAGCAGATCTGGGCATTGCTTTTGATGGTGATGGAGATCGCTTGGGGGTGGTGGATGAAACTGCCCAAATTATTTGGGGGGATCAGCTGCTTATTTTGTTTGCAGAGGAAGTTTTAAAAACTCACCCCGGCGCCACAGTATTAGCAGATGTCAAAGCGAGTCAGGTGCTCTTTGATAAAATCAAAGAGATGGGAGGAAATCCTCTCATGAGTCGTACTGGACATTCTTTGATTAAAACAAAAATGAAAGAACTTTCTTCTCCTTTAGCAGGTGAAATGAGCGGTCATGTTTTCTTTGGTGATCGCAATTTTG
The sequence above is drawn from the Candidatus Nucleicultrix amoebiphila FS5 genome and encodes:
- the pgmG gene encoding phosphoglucomutase/phosphomannomutase PgmG, which codes for MSYPQKIFREYDIRGVVGTEITHRFAYELGRAYGTMAEAQGAQKIVIGYDGRLSSPDLVMGLQEGLKKSGRAVINVGLGPTPMVYFAQRALNADGAIMITGSHNPAHMNGFKMMLKGVSFFGDNIQKLYKTLTQSDFFENAGSIEEVAFEGAYVEYLLEDFKTHYETSRPLRVVWDVGNGAMGNALQRLLKKMPGEHIVLNGTIDGHFPAHHPDPTVPENLVELQQTVLSRKADLGIAFDGDGDRLGVVDETAQIIWGDQLLILFAEEVLKTHPGATVLADVKASQVLFDKIKEMGGNPLMSRTGHSLIKTKMKELSSPLAGEMSGHVFFGDRNFGFDDALYAALRLCGIVGMKEKPLSAWRLSLPKTYATPELHIQAQDVDKFKVIQSIRVELEKNNIDFIDVDGVRVVKKNGWWLLRASNTQEILVGRVEALSEKVLGELKDDLESHLKNYNLKVS
- a CDS encoding UDP-glucose dehydrogenase family protein, which encodes MRISVIGTGYVGLVSGTCFAEFGVHVTCVDKDQTKIEALKRGIIPIYEPGLEQLVTDNVKAGRLEFSTDLKASVKEADIVFIAVGTPTRRGGGHADLSYVFAAAEEIGQSLEGYTIIATKSTVPVGTGRKVEEILKKTNPKAEFDVVSNPEFLREGSAIEDFMRPDRVVIGCSSARAEELMRQLYRPLYLIETPLVMTSLETAELTKYASNAFLATKIAFINEIADLCEKTGADVQAVAKGMGLDKRIGGKFLHAGPGYGGSCFPKDTLALAQTANDYGSPLIIVDTVVSSNDKRKKQMVNKIIAACGGTVQGKSIAVLGVTFKPNTDDMRESPSLDIIPGLQKQGAEVRAYDPKGMEEAKELLPNVMWFEDPYAPMKKAEAVVILTEWNEFRALDLDRMKNELKTPMVIDLRNIYKADEMAQAGLDYVSIGRTPVYKTKEGLRAVI